One stretch of Cohnella algarum DNA includes these proteins:
- a CDS encoding Gfo/Idh/MocA family protein codes for MSGKSNRIGLIGCGNISAIYLKNLTASKDVQVVACADIDVERAKARAQEFGVPKAYSVDELLADPDIDIVVNLTIPASHAEVSRRALEAGKHVYLEKPLAVELEDGRSVVALAESKGLRIACAPETFLGGGIQTCRKLLDEGAIGLPVSATGFMMGGGPEAWHPDPEFFYKKGGGPLFDMGPYYLTAFIYLLGGIRRVTASATIPVPERVIKSQPKAGARIVVETPTHISGVLDFASGAVGTLITSFNVNGGSNLANTIEIHGTEGTLKAPDPNTFGGPVLLRKPGGDWEEVPLAFGYADNMRGIGVIDMARAIAEGRPHRATGRMALHVLEAMHGLLEASATERHVALEPLAERPAMMPVGGF; via the coding sequence ATGAGCGGGAAAAGCAATCGCATCGGCCTGATCGGCTGCGGCAACATCAGCGCGATTTATTTAAAAAATTTGACGGCGTCAAAGGACGTGCAGGTCGTGGCCTGCGCGGATATCGACGTGGAGCGGGCCAAAGCGCGCGCGCAAGAGTTCGGCGTGCCGAAGGCCTATAGCGTCGATGAGCTGCTCGCCGATCCCGACATCGATATCGTCGTCAATCTGACGATTCCGGCGTCCCATGCGGAGGTGAGCCGGCGCGCGCTGGAAGCGGGCAAGCATGTCTACCTCGAGAAGCCGCTCGCCGTCGAGCTGGAAGACGGCCGCAGCGTCGTGGCGCTCGCGGAATCCAAAGGGCTGCGCATCGCGTGCGCGCCGGAGACGTTCCTCGGCGGCGGCATCCAGACGTGCCGCAAACTGCTGGACGAAGGCGCGATCGGACTTCCGGTTTCGGCCACCGGCTTCATGATGGGGGGCGGGCCCGAAGCGTGGCACCCGGATCCGGAGTTTTTCTACAAAAAGGGCGGCGGGCCTCTGTTCGACATGGGGCCGTATTATTTGACCGCGTTCATCTACCTGCTCGGCGGCATTCGCCGGGTGACGGCTTCCGCCACGATCCCGGTGCCGGAGCGCGTCATCAAGAGCCAGCCAAAGGCTGGCGCCCGCATCGTCGTCGAGACGCCGACGCATATTTCGGGCGTGCTCGATTTCGCGTCGGGCGCGGTCGGCACGCTGATCACGAGCTTCAACGTGAACGGCGGCTCGAATTTGGCGAACACGATCGAAATCCACGGGACCGAAGGCACGCTGAAGGCGCCGGACCCGAACACGTTCGGCGGTCCCGTCCTGCTCCGCAAGCCGGGCGGGGATTGGGAAGAGGTTCCGCTCGCGTTCGGCTACGCGGACAATATGCGAGGCATCGGGGTCATCGACATGGCCCGGGCGATCGCGGAAGGCCGACCGCACCGGGCGACGGGCCGGATGGCGCTGCACGTGCTGGAAGCGATGCACGGGCTGCTCGAAGCGTCGGCGACCGAGCGCCACGTGGCGCTGGAGCCGCTGGCCGAGCGTCCGGCGATGATGCCGGTGGGCGGGTTTTAA
- a CDS encoding LacI family DNA-binding transcriptional regulator codes for MSTIRDVANLANVSTATVSRVLNNDSTYKITDETRAKVWEAVTRLNYKISSNAKRSGSAADIPAARTNIRIGCVLSVTKDKYNDPYFMSILSGAEERLIGEGYDVAFIRTGHELNDKKILFNTFSESVTGLILMETLNAETYEYMRKQVPYIVGIDTQRWDIDNVGYDHHHVASMAVEHLIERGHTRIGFIGGSGISGDIKLSQRYRGYYATMHAAGLEVNPDWVIDCMWDEAVCIERVQRLIESKPYPTAFFAASDLMAMAALSGLYDKGIAVPDDVAVIGLSNIEMSKYASPPLSTIDVPTREIGMVAADLLLERINGVPHLPRKVLLPAKLVVRSST; via the coding sequence GGGATGTCGCGAATTTGGCCAACGTGTCGACCGCGACCGTGTCCAGAGTGTTGAACAACGACTCCACCTACAAAATTACCGACGAGACCCGCGCCAAAGTGTGGGAGGCCGTCACCCGCCTGAATTACAAAATCAGCTCGAACGCAAAGCGCAGCGGATCCGCGGCGGATATTCCGGCCGCCAGAACGAACATCCGGATCGGATGCGTCTTGAGCGTAACGAAGGATAAATACAACGATCCGTACTTCATGTCCATCTTGTCGGGAGCGGAAGAACGACTGATCGGGGAGGGCTATGACGTGGCCTTCATTCGCACGGGTCACGAATTGAACGACAAGAAGATTCTGTTCAACACCTTCAGCGAATCGGTTACGGGCCTTATTTTGATGGAGACATTGAACGCGGAAACGTATGAATATATGCGCAAGCAAGTTCCCTACATCGTCGGGATCGACACCCAGCGATGGGATATCGACAACGTGGGCTACGACCACCACCATGTCGCTTCCATGGCGGTCGAGCATTTGATCGAAAGGGGGCATACGCGAATCGGCTTCATCGGCGGCAGCGGAATCAGCGGGGATATCAAGCTCAGCCAGCGCTACCGGGGCTATTATGCCACGATGCATGCCGCCGGATTGGAGGTGAACCCGGATTGGGTCATCGACTGCATGTGGGACGAGGCGGTTTGCATCGAACGCGTTCAGCGGCTGATCGAATCGAAGCCGTATCCGACCGCCTTCTTCGCGGCAAGCGACTTGATGGCGATGGCGGCTCTCAGCGGGTTGTACGACAAGGGCATCGCCGTCCCCGACGATGTGGCCGTCATCGGCCTGTCCAACATCGAAATGTCGAAATACGCCAGTCCCCCGCTGTCCACGATCGACGTCCCGACGAGGGAGATTGGCATGGTCGCCGCGGATCTGCTGCTGGAGCGCATCAACGGGGTTCCTCATCTCCCCCGCAAAGTGCTGCTGCCCGCAAAGCTGGTCGTCCGCAGCTCGACGTGA